A window of Bacteroidota bacterium genomic DNA:
AAGAGGGTGAAAAGCTCGATAATCCTGATGATGTTGCCGACAGCTACCTGTTGCTTGCAAGCGCTTACAAACAACTTAAAAACTACCCGCTCGCACGCAGTTATGCCATGAAATCACTCGATCTTAGACCCAACGACGGCCATCCTCTTATCCTGATCGGTGACATGTATGCCGAATCAGCTTCCTCCTGCGGTGATAACGAGTTCACCAAAAAAGTCGCGTACTGGGCCGCTGTCGACAAATACTATCAGGCAAAAAGAATTGATCCTGAAATGGCTGAACTTGCCAATTCCAGAATTGCCTCCTATTCATCGTATTTTCCTCCCATCGAGAATATTTTCTTTAATAACCTCAATGAAGGAGATGAATTTACCGTCGAATGCTGGATTAACGAAAAGACTACGGTGAGAGCCGCAGCTCAGTAAGAAATGTTTTTTACCAAGTTTATAACACCGGTACGGCTCCTGAAAGCATTGGCTGCCTGCCTGACAATCATCCTGCTCTTTTCCTGCAAAAACAATATGAAGGATATCCAGGCCATGGAAAGCATGCTGGATACTCTTCCCGACGTGACCGCAAAAAATATCGAATTTCTCTATTCTGAAAACGCTGCCGTGCAGGTAAAACTCAGCGCACCGCTTATGAATAATTATGGGGGTAAGAATCCCAGGATGGAGTTCCCGGATGGTTTCAAAGTGGTCTTCTACGATTCTCTGCAAACCGTGAAAACCGTGCTGACAGCCAACTATGGAATCAACTACCCGGAACGTAAAATTATGGAAGCTCATGGAAACGTGGTTGTTATAAACCACGAAACCGGGGAAACATTAAATACGGAAGAATTGATCTGGGATCAGACTAAGGAATTGATCTACTCAAATAAATTTTCGAAGCTGACCAGCGAAAGTGGTGTCCTTTACGGAGAAGGGCTGGAGTCGGATCAGACTTTCACCAGAAGGCGTTTACTCCACCCATCCGGAGATATCACGGTAGAAGACTCTGACCGGTAAAAATAATAGTATGGACAACTGGCTGATCGTTATCATCACCCTGCTCCTGTCGGCCTTTTTTTCAGGCATGGAAACAGCTTTTTCCTTGTCAAACAGCCTGAAAATTGAAATTGATAAAAGCAAAGGGCTTCTTCCCGCCCGCATTATTTCTTTCCTGAATTCCCGTCCCTCCAGATTCACAGGAACCATTCTGCTGGGTAATGATTTTGCCATTGTGGTTGGTACGATAGCCCTTGCAGGATTGCTCGAATCATTGATTCCTTATCAGACAGCTTTTTCCTGGGTATTATTGCCGCTCCAGATTATTGTAGCCTTTATTCTGATCATCCTTCTGGCCGAATTCCTCCCGAAAATACTGGTGAGGATCAATCCAAACGCTGTGCTGAATATCTTCGCCATACCCTTTTTTGTGATTTATATCCTGTTCTGCCCATTGGTGCTTATCTTCAATATCCTCGGGAAAATGTTTTTTATGATCATCTTTCGCGAGAAACCTGTTGTACGGCGCACTGTCATGCATTCCACCGATCTGGATGATTACCTTCAAACCTTTGCCGGAGAACAAAGCCAGGAAGGCAGCAGCATACCTGAAATCCAGATGTTCCAGAATGCCATTGAATTCAGGGACGTGAAAATACGGGAATGTATGGTGCCCAGAACAGATATTGAAGCCATTGAGGTGAACGATAGCATTGATAATCTAAGAAAGAAATTTTCCGAAACCGGCTTTTCCAAAATTCCCGTTTTCCAGGATTCCATCGACAACATTATCGGCTATACTCATCATTCCGACCTCTTTCACAATCCGCAAAGTATTGCACGCATCATAAGATCGCTTAATTATATCCCCGAAACTATGCTGGCCAATGAGGTGTTGTCAATGTTCATCAGAGAACATAAAAGCATTGCCGTCGTCGTGGATGAATTCGGTGGTACATCAGGTATGGTCACAATGGAAGATATCATCGAAGAGATCTTTGGAGAAATAGAAGATGAATACGACGAAGAAGATCTTGTGGAAAAAGACCTCGGAAACGGTGAATACCTTTTCTCCGGCCGTCTTGAGATAGACTATCTCAATGAAAAATATAATCTTAATCTGCCCGAATCGGAAGATTATGAAACCCTCGCCGGGCTTATCCTGCGCCACCATGAAAGCATTCCCGGACCCGATGAAAAAATTATTATCGGTGACATGCTTTTCCATATTGTCCATTCCAGCCGCAACCGGATCGACCAGGTGCACTTAAAATCAGAAGAATAATTCGGCAATTAAAAAATTTAATTATACCTTTGCACCCTCTAAAAAAAATATATAACTATGGCTGTTATAGGTAGAATCAGAAAACATTCCGGCTTAGCTGTAATTCTTGTTGGCGTTGCTATCGCCGCTTTTGTACTCAGCGATCTTTTTTCGGCAAGACCTAACCAATACAAAGATGTTGGTGAGATAGAAGATGTTAAAATTTCTTTTTCGGATTTCAACTATCGGGTGGAAGAAAATATAGAGGCCCAGAAGATCAACCAGAACAAGGAAAACCTTACCTATGACGAAGCTTTCGTGGTAAGAAACAATACCTGGGACCAGTACTTGAATGAAATCCTTATGGATAATGAATATGAAGAACTTGGTCTGGCTGTTTCATCGGATGAACTGTTCGATCTGATACAGGGAAACAACCCACACAGACTGATCCTCCAATATTTCGTTAATCCTGAAACGGGACGTTTCGATCGCGAATTTGTGATCCGTTATCTCCAAAGTCTCAATCAAATGACGCCTCAACAGCAAAGACAATGGGTGAATTTTGAGAAATACATCAAACGTGACCGGGTTAATACCAAATACAATAACCTGATCAGCAAAGGTTTTTATGTTCCGGACGCATTTGCTAAAATGCAGTATGAAAACCAAAAGAAAAACGCAGAATTCCGCTATGCTTATAAAAAATATGCTGATGTACCCGATTCACTGGTATCTTACACCGATGATGAATACATGGAATACTACGAAGAAAACAAACATAAATTCGAGCAGGAATTTACGCGCGATATCGACTACATAGTTTTTGATGTGGAGCCTTCGGATGAGGATTATGAAAAAACAAAAGCTGAGGTTTTCAGGATTTTCCAGGAACTTCAATATTCCGAGAACATCGAGATGTTTGTAAACGCCACTTCCGACAACCGTTACGACAGCACATGGTGGCTTCAGGGCGTTCTTCCTGTTGCTTTGGATACCATTGCTTTCAACGCAGCACCCGGAACATTGATACAGCCTTATTTCCTGGATAATGCCTGGCATATGGGTAAACTGATCGATGTACAATACCGTCCTGACTCCATGAAGGCCGAACATATACTTATTGCATACCGCGGAGCTCTCCGTGCTGCAGAAGACGTGACCCGTAACCGTGAACGTGCTCAGGCAATAGCTGATAGCCTTTATAATATCCTACGTCGTAACCCCAACCGTCTCCAGGAACTTGCTGTGGCTTTTTCCAACGACGGTTCGGTTCAATCCAATAATGGAGACCTGGGCTGGTTCCCCGATGGGGCTATGATACACGCCTTCAATGAAGCCGTCGCAAATGGAAAACCCGGTGATGTGGAATTTATTGAAACACCCTTTGGTTTCCATGTTCTGAAGATTACAGGAAAGTCAACCCCCGTGAAGAAAGCCCGGGTTGCAGTTATCGACCGCGCCGTTGAACCCAGCACCGAAACATTCCAGAAAATTTACGTGGAAGCCAGCAAATTTGCCGGTGAAAACAATAATCCCGAAAAATTCGAGCAGGCCGTGATCGACCTGGGCCTTGATAAAAGATCAGCTACCTACCTCAAGGAAATGACAAACACCATTCCCGGACTGGATAACCCGCGCTCCGTTGTCCGCTGGGTATTTAGTGATAATGCAAAAGTAGACGCCGTTTCACCCGTATTCGACCTCGATGGTAAATACCTGGTAGCTCTTATTACCGCTGAAAGACAAAAAGGAGTGATATCTGCCGATGAAATGAGGGAAAGACTGGTCAATAACATGAAAAATGAGAAGAAAGGCGAATATATTTCTGAACTGATCAGCAAAAACGGATCTTCAGACCTGAATGTTCTTGCAAGAGATCTGAATCTTGATCTCGACACGAATTATACCCTTACCTTCGATTCCAGGAATATCCCGGGATTCGGAGCAGAACACCGCATTATCGGTACCATATTTGCCATGAATGAAAACGAGTTCAAAGGACCCCTGCAGGGCGGTGGAGCTGTTTTTGCTATCGTAGTAGACCGTTTCGGACAAGTACCCGAAACCGCAACCTTCGATTTTTACAAGAAAAACCTGGAAACCGAATTCCAGAGAAGAGTGGATAACAATTATCCTTACCGTGCTATCATGGATAACGCGGACATCATCGATAACAGAGTTTACTTCTATTAGGAATTGGAACGTATGGCTTCCACGGGATCAAGCCTGGAAGCCATATAAGCCGGGATAATCCCCGATAATAGTCCGATCATCGAAGATACAACCACCCCGATGATGATATTCCTCATGGTGAGCATCAACTCCATATCGAACAGGCTCTCCCCGGCAAAGGTTAATATAAGTACCAGAAGCAATCCGATCAAACCACCGATCAATGCCAGGAATACCGATTCAAACAGGAATTGCAACAGGATGAAATAACGCTTTGCTCCCAGTGATTTCTGTATGCCGATGATGTTGATCCTCTCCCTCACACTTACAAACATGATGTTGGCAATCCCAAAACCTCCTACCAACAGTGAGAAAATACTGATAATGAGCCCTACAACCGCGATGACTCCAAATAACTGGTCGAATCCCTTGGTGATTATATCGGTCTCATTGATGGCGAAATCATCCTCCGCACGGGGCTTTAACTTATGAACACTCCTCAGGATGCCCGTCAGCTCATCTTTCATCTCTTCATTGCTCACATTGGGTTTTCCTCTCACCAGAATAGTAGTACCCATGTCCCGAATGTTGAGTTCGGACCGTGCAAACTGTATGGGAATGATGATCTGGTCGTCAGAAGTATTGCCAAAGAAGTCTTCTCCTTCTTTTTTCATCAACCCGATAACTTCGATGTTCCTGCCAAAAATCTTGATTTTCCTTCCGATGGGATCAAGGCCCTGGAAGAGATTGGTGGCGATCTCCGACCCTATGATGGCAACCGGCCGGCCCGCCTGCGATTCTACAGGAGTAAAATACCTGCCATCACTCAGGTCGAATGGCATTACCCGTGAATAATCGTGTGAAACCGCTATAATATTCGCATTTTCAATGCTGTTTCCCAGGTACTTCACCGTCCTCGACGTCCCGATAAAGAATGCGGCAGCATCTGCTGTCATACTCCGCTTTTGTATCTCACGCAAATCGTCAAGAGTAGGCTCAGGTCGCTGAAAATACTTCCACCAGGGATAATCACCACCCATGGCCCAGGGCCACTTCTGTATGAATAAAACATTATCTCCCAACGATTCTATCCCTTTACGGATATTCCGCTCCATAGAATCAAAAATGGTATAAATCGATATGATCGAAAAAATACCAATGGTTATGCCTAAAAGCGTTAAAACTGTGCGGGTCTTGTTAACCACAAGTTCATGCATGGCAAAGACAAAACTTTCCCGTATAAGACGAATGACTATCATGGTAAATATTCAATACTTCAACAATTTGTAAAGTTATGCAAATACTTTAAGAAATAAGCATTAATTTTGACGCAACGGTGGAATTCAGCAAGAAGCACACAATGAACAAGAAAATCAATAATGCCCTTGTTTCGGTTTATTATAAAGATCATCTGGATAAGATCATATCTTTATTGGAAAAGCTTGACATTGGCATATATTCGACAGGAGGAACCTACGATCATATTGTAAGGAACGGGACGGAGGCCCATACAGTGGAATCCCTCACGAGCTATCCTTCGATACTTGGAGGAAGGGTTAAAACTTTGCACCCAAAGGTTTTTGGGGGCATACTTGGCCGCCGCCAACACGAAGAAGACGTCCGGCAAATGCACGAATACAGCATTCCGGAATTCGACCTGGTGATCGTGGATCTCTATCCCTTTGAAAGTACTGTTGCCTCCGGAGCACCGGAAAATGAGATCATTGAGAAAATCGATATTGGGGGCATATCGCTCATAAGGGCTGCCGCGAAAAATTTTACCGACGTATTGGTAATTCCTTCCTCGCTGTATTATAATGAATTAATAAAAATCCTGGAAGAAGGACAAGGTTATACCAGCCTTGAGCAACGTAAATATTTTGCCACCCGGGCTTTTGAAGTCTCCTCGGCCTATGATACTGCCATATTTCAGTATTTCAACCAGGAACAACATTTGCCTGCATTCAGGTATGCTTCATCCGGTGAGATGACACTCCGTTACGGTGAAAATCCTCACCAAAGGGGATATTTTTTCGGTAAGACCGAAGATGTATTCGAACAACTCCATGGTAAAGAAATCAGTTATAACAACCTTGTAGATATCGATGCGGGTATACAGCTTATTGCTGAATTCAATCCTGTTTGCTTTGCCATCCTGAAACATACAAATCCTTGTGGATTAGCATGCAGGGACAATGTCAGGGATGCTTACCTGGCTGCCCTCGAAGCCGACCCCTTATCCGCTTTCGGTGGGGTTTTGATTTGTAACGGAGATATTGATCTTCCTGCTGCTGAAGAAATCAATAAGCTTTTCTTTGAGGTGATCCTGGCCGGCAATTATGAAGATAATGCCCTGGATCTTCTTAAGTCAAAGAAAAACAGGATCATTTTGAAGAAAAATTCATTCAGTTTTCCGCGCAAACAGTTTAAATCACTGCTTAACGGGGTATTGATGCAGGATAAGGACGAAATACCGCTTTCTCTCGATGAAATGGAAACCGTAACGGTAAAACAACCCGATCCTGCTGTAAAAGAAGATCTTTTATTTGCCAACAAAGTGGTGAAACATACCAAATCAAACGCCATCGTGCTGGCAAAGAACAAACAGTTGATTGCGGGTGGAGTTGGACAAACTTCCCGTGTAGATGCTGTAAAGCAAGCTATTGAAAAAGCGCATACCTTTGGATTCGATCTGCAGGGAGCCGTAATGGCTTCCGATGCGTTTTTTCCCTTCTCCGATTCCGTGGAACTGGCTCATAAAGCAGGAATCGATGCAGTGATACAACCAGGAGGATCAGTAAGAGACCAGGAATCTATCGACTATTGCAACCAAAACGGTTTGTCGATGGTTTTCACAGGAAAACGGCATTTTAAACACTAATTAACAAAGGAAATATGGGACTATTTTCTTTTTTGACCAAGGAGATCGCAATTGACCTGGGAACGGCCAATACAATTATTATACACAACGATAAGGTAGTTGTTGACGAACCTTCCATTGTCGCCATTGAAAGGGAAACAGGAAAGATTATCGCCGTTGGTAAGAAAGCCATGATGATGCATGGTAAAACACATGAGAACATCAAAACCATACGCCCCTTGCGCGATGGTGTTATTGCCGATTTTCAGGCCGCTGAGTTTATGATACGGGAAATGATCAAAATGATCTTTCCGAAAAAATCCATCTTCCCTCCGGCATTAAAAATGGTTATTTGCATCCCCTCCGGCATCACGGAGGTGGAAGAAAGAGCCGTTAAAGACAGTGCGGAACAAGCCGGCGCCAAAGAGGTTAAGCTGATCCACGAACCAATGGCTGCCGCCATCGGGATAGGGATCGATGTACTCGAACCAACAGGAAACATGGTGATCGATATCGGTGGCGGTACCAGTGAAATTGCCGTGATAGCCCTCGGTGGCATCGTTAACAATAAATCCATTCGTATCGCCGGTGATGATTTCAACTACGATATCATCGAATACATGCGCAAACAACATAATATCAATATAGGGGAAAGGACCGCCGAGAGGATCAAGATCGAAGTAGGGTCTTCCCTTCCTGAGCTGGATAATCCGCCGGATGACTTCGCCGTCCATGGAAGAGATATGCTTACCGGCATCCCGAAGGAAATAATCGTCAACTACGCTGAAATTGCACACGCCCTGGATAAATCAATCTCAAAAATAGAAGCAGCAGTACTCAACGCTCTCGAAATGACACCGCCGGAACTGGCAGCAGATATCTACCGCACAGGTATTTATCTTGCCGGTGGGGGCTCCATGTTGCGGGGTCTCGATAAACGTTTG
This region includes:
- the lptC gene encoding LPS export ABC transporter periplasmic protein LptC; the encoded protein is MFFTKFITPVRLLKALAACLTIILLFSCKNNMKDIQAMESMLDTLPDVTAKNIEFLYSENAAVQVKLSAPLMNNYGGKNPRMEFPDGFKVVFYDSLQTVKTVLTANYGINYPERKIMEAHGNVVVINHETGETLNTEELIWDQTKELIYSNKFSKLTSESGVLYGEGLESDQTFTRRRLLHPSGDITVEDSDR
- a CDS encoding hemolysin family protein, whose amino-acid sequence is MDNWLIVIITLLLSAFFSGMETAFSLSNSLKIEIDKSKGLLPARIISFLNSRPSRFTGTILLGNDFAIVVGTIALAGLLESLIPYQTAFSWVLLPLQIIVAFILIILLAEFLPKILVRINPNAVLNIFAIPFFVIYILFCPLVLIFNILGKMFFMIIFREKPVVRRTVMHSTDLDDYLQTFAGEQSQEGSSIPEIQMFQNAIEFRDVKIRECMVPRTDIEAIEVNDSIDNLRKKFSETGFSKIPVFQDSIDNIIGYTHHSDLFHNPQSIARIIRSLNYIPETMLANEVLSMFIREHKSIAVVVDEFGGTSGMVTMEDIIEEIFGEIEDEYDEEDLVEKDLGNGEYLFSGRLEIDYLNEKYNLNLPESEDYETLAGLILRHHESIPGPDEKIIIGDMLFHIVHSSRNRIDQVHLKSEE
- a CDS encoding SurA N-terminal domain-containing protein, giving the protein MAVIGRIRKHSGLAVILVGVAIAAFVLSDLFSARPNQYKDVGEIEDVKISFSDFNYRVEENIEAQKINQNKENLTYDEAFVVRNNTWDQYLNEILMDNEYEELGLAVSSDELFDLIQGNNPHRLILQYFVNPETGRFDREFVIRYLQSLNQMTPQQQRQWVNFEKYIKRDRVNTKYNNLISKGFYVPDAFAKMQYENQKKNAEFRYAYKKYADVPDSLVSYTDDEYMEYYEENKHKFEQEFTRDIDYIVFDVEPSDEDYEKTKAEVFRIFQELQYSENIEMFVNATSDNRYDSTWWLQGVLPVALDTIAFNAAPGTLIQPYFLDNAWHMGKLIDVQYRPDSMKAEHILIAYRGALRAAEDVTRNRERAQAIADSLYNILRRNPNRLQELAVAFSNDGSVQSNNGDLGWFPDGAMIHAFNEAVANGKPGDVEFIETPFGFHVLKITGKSTPVKKARVAVIDRAVEPSTETFQKIYVEASKFAGENNNPEKFEQAVIDLGLDKRSATYLKEMTNTIPGLDNPRSVVRWVFSDNAKVDAVSPVFDLDGKYLVALITAERQKGVISADEMRERLVNNMKNEKKGEYISELISKNGSSDLNVLARDLNLDLDTNYTLTFDSRNIPGFGAEHRIIGTIFAMNENEFKGPLQGGGAVFAIVVDRFGQVPETATFDFYKKNLETEFQRRVDNNYPYRAIMDNADIIDNRVYFY
- a CDS encoding ABC transporter permease, coding for MIVIRLIRESFVFAMHELVVNKTRTVLTLLGITIGIFSIISIYTIFDSMERNIRKGIESLGDNVLFIQKWPWAMGGDYPWWKYFQRPEPTLDDLREIQKRSMTADAAAFFIGTSRTVKYLGNSIENANIIAVSHDYSRVMPFDLSDGRYFTPVESQAGRPVAIIGSEIATNLFQGLDPIGRKIKIFGRNIEVIGLMKKEGEDFFGNTSDDQIIIPIQFARSELNIRDMGTTILVRGKPNVSNEEMKDELTGILRSVHKLKPRAEDDFAINETDIITKGFDQLFGVIAVVGLIISIFSLLVGGFGIANIMFVSVRERINIIGIQKSLGAKRYFILLQFLFESVFLALIGGLIGLLLVLILTFAGESLFDMELMLTMRNIIIGVVVSSMIGLLSGIIPAYMASRLDPVEAIRSNS
- the purH gene encoding bifunctional phosphoribosylaminoimidazolecarboxamide formyltransferase/IMP cyclohydrolase — its product is MNKKINNALVSVYYKDHLDKIISLLEKLDIGIYSTGGTYDHIVRNGTEAHTVESLTSYPSILGGRVKTLHPKVFGGILGRRQHEEDVRQMHEYSIPEFDLVIVDLYPFESTVASGAPENEIIEKIDIGGISLIRAAAKNFTDVLVIPSSLYYNELIKILEEGQGYTSLEQRKYFATRAFEVSSAYDTAIFQYFNQEQHLPAFRYASSGEMTLRYGENPHQRGYFFGKTEDVFEQLHGKEISYNNLVDIDAGIQLIAEFNPVCFAILKHTNPCGLACRDNVRDAYLAALEADPLSAFGGVLICNGDIDLPAAEEINKLFFEVILAGNYEDNALDLLKSKKNRIILKKNSFSFPRKQFKSLLNGVLMQDKDEIPLSLDEMETVTVKQPDPAVKEDLLFANKVVKHTKSNAIVLAKNKQLIAGGVGQTSRVDAVKQAIEKAHTFGFDLQGAVMASDAFFPFSDSVELAHKAGIDAVIQPGGSVRDQESIDYCNQNGLSMVFTGKRHFKH
- a CDS encoding rod shape-determining protein, which translates into the protein MGLFSFLTKEIAIDLGTANTIIIHNDKVVVDEPSIVAIERETGKIIAVGKKAMMMHGKTHENIKTIRPLRDGVIADFQAAEFMIREMIKMIFPKKSIFPPALKMVICIPSGITEVEERAVKDSAEQAGAKEVKLIHEPMAAAIGIGIDVLEPTGNMVIDIGGGTSEIAVIALGGIVNNKSIRIAGDDFNYDIIEYMRKQHNINIGERTAERIKIEVGSSLPELDNPPDDFAVHGRDMLTGIPKEIIVNYAEIAHALDKSISKIEAAVLNALEMTPPELAADIYRTGIYLAGGGSMLRGLDKRLHMKTKLPIHVAEDPLRAVARGTGIALKNFDKFTFLIK